The segment CTATATATAGAAACACGCTGCTGCCTGCTTCATATCATCTTTCTCCGGTTTAAGAATAACATGTAGCTGGACGAAGAAAGCCATCCAACGTAGAGATGTTGAAGTCCTTCCCACCAAAATCTAGGCGCATCTACGCCAAGCATTCTTCATTCATCTCGAGACCACTCTCTTCTTCTCCATCGTCTTCATCTTCAGATTCATCTCCTTCTAGTCTCCCTAACTCTATACTCACCTGCAGAACGGCTAATCAAGCACTCGAGCTCTTCCACTCAGTTTCCCGCCGAGCTGACTTAACCAAGAATCCGCAGCTCTATTCAGCAATAATCCATGTCTTAACTGGAGCCAAATTGTACGCGAAGGCTAGGTGCTTGATGAGAGACCTCATCCAATGCCTCCAAAAGTCTCGGAGATCCCGTATTTGTTGTTCGGTTTTTAATGTTCTTAGTCGGTTGGAAAGCTCTAAATTCACTCCCAATGTGTTTGGGGTGTTGATTATTGCCTTCTCGGAAATGGGTCTTGTGGAAGAAGCCTTGTGGGTGTATTACAAGATGGATGTATTGCCAGCAATGCAGGCTTGTAACATGGTCTTAGATGGGTTGGTTAAGAAGGGTAGTTTTGATACGATGTGGAAAGTTTATGGTGATATGGTAGCGGGCGGAGCGTCGCCTAATGTGGTCACCTATGGGACATTGATTGATGGGTGTTGTAGACAAGGTGACTTCTTGAAAGCATTCAAGTTGTTTGATGAAATGATtcagaagaaaattttcccaaCGGTTGTGATATACACAATTCTCATACGTGGGCTGTGCGGTGAGAGTAGAATTTCAGAAGCAGAAAGTATGTTTAGGACAATGAGGAATTCGGGTATGCTCCCAAATTTGTATACATACAATACAATGATGGATGGATACTGTAAGATAGCCCATGTGAAGAAAGCCCTTGAATTGTACCAGGAAATGCTAGGTGATGGTCTGCTGCCAAACGTTGTGACTTTTGGTATTTTAATTGATGGACTTTGCAAAACAGATGAAATGGTGTCTGCTAGAAAGTTTTTGATTGATatggctagttttggtgttgtGCCAAATATATTTGTGTATAATTGTTTGATAGACGGCTACTGTAAGGCAGGGAACCTCTCTGAAGCACTGAGTTTGCATTCAGAGATTGAAAAGCACAAAATTTTGCCTGATGTCTTCACTTACAGTATACTAATAAAGGGCCTTTGTGGTGTCGATAGAATGGAAGAAGCAGATGGGTTGTTgcaagaaatgaagaaaaagggaTTCCTTCCGAATGCTGTGACCTACAATACACTCATTGATGGGTACTGCAAAGAAGGCAACATGGAGAAGGCAATAGAGGTGTGTTCTCAAATGACAGAAAAGGGTATAGAGCCTAACATCATTACCTTCTCTACCTTGATTGATGGTTATTGCAAGGCAGGGAAAATGGAGGCTGCCATGGGATTGTACACTGAAATGGTAATCAAAGGTCTTCTACCTGATGTAGTTGCTTATACAGCTTTAATTGATGGGCATTTCAAAGATGGCAACACAAAAGAAGCTTTCCGGCTTCATAAGGAGATGCAGGAGGCGGGCCTTCATCCTAATGTTTTCACACTTAGTTGCTTAATTGATGGATTATGCAAGGATGGAAGGATTAGTGATGCAATCAAACTTTTCTTAGCGAAAACTGGAACTGATACCACTGGTAGTAAAACTAATGAGTTGGATAGAAGCTTGTGTTCCCCAAACCATGTGATGTATACAGCCCTGATTCAGGGTTTGTGCACGGATGGGAGGATTTTTAAAGCAAGTAAGTTTTTCTCAGATATGAGATGCTCTGGTTTAAGACCAGATGTGTTCACTTGCATTGTCATTATTCAGGGGCATTTCCGAGCCATGCATTTGCGTGATGTGATGATGTTGCAGGCTGATATCCTAAAAATGGGTATCATACCAAACAGTAGTGTATACCGGGTCTTGGCTAAGGGTTATGAAGAGAGTGGATACCTCAAATCAGCTCTCAGGTGTTCTGAGGATTTATCAGGGATAGGCATTGGGTGTTCAAATTTGAATGACCTGTAACAGGATCTTTTTCTCGGTCATACAAAACATCACATCTTGATGAATGAGGGCAATAAATTATGTTGTGGGTAGTGGTTTCCTCATGAGAAGAGTGATATCCTTAAAAGAAGTGTTAGAGAGGAAATAAAGCAACTCCCATTTCTCCTCTTTGAAGCCAGAGAAATGACCATGTCATATTGAAATTGCATGATCGATGCCCTCCTGAGTATAGAAACAATAGAATTGTGTTGACAATGCCCATGCTACTATTATGAATAAACCTTGGACTCAAAGTGCACTGAGGAAGTACTTTCTTGTTCTGGTGAGGTGCTAATGTTTAGTGGATCAAACATATTTTGAAGAGCTCCTAATGTTAAGGGAATCATCTCATTTAATGTAGCTTCTGTGGAGAAGGTGTACAGCCTCTTGATTGAGTCAACTCAGAAACTTGGGGGTCCTACACTATCGGTTTTAGATTTCAACTTTGTGTTGTTACTGAGAAGAAGGTAGTGCAGTACAAGAATCCCACTGACTCAAATACATTCAGAATTCATAGtgttcaaaataaagaaaactgcAAGCATTTTTTCATTTAACCAAAAGTTCTAGTTTTCTCTTCTATGCTGTAAATCTGATTATTGGATCCTTGCAGTTTTGCATAGATCCAGTCTATGAAATAGCAATAAAAAGCCTACTGAAACCAGTTTATCAATCCATGAATATCGTGCATTGCAATCAAAGATTTGTTGAGTCAACTCAGTCCCTCTAGGTTTTCTGCTGAGTCCGGCCTGAGAGTTTTTGAACTGCCACTCCCTTCTGTTATTAGTGGGCACTATGTGGTGCTATGCAGCCCGTCTGCCAGGTAGTTGTGTACATGAGCATGAAGTGAAACTTTAGATAAGGTATTTAGTTGTCAATAATCCTTGTTTTCTAAAGAACTTTCATTTCCCAGAGTAAACACTTTATATGTGAGTTTTGTAATAcggttttgattatttttggaTCAAGCAATTGTGTTCTACAGGAGTGCCACAGCAGTTACCTAACAGCATTTGGTATACATAGCTCTGTGCTCTTGTGGTATTTTCACACAATCCTGAAGCCATCTTCTCCTCATGAGATTCTTAAGAAGGTTCCCTTCATTGGGCAGAAGGGTGACCAAGTTATTTGCAACTAACAATCAGCCCAAAGCCCATCTCCATACTCACCTCAAACCaccaaaatcaaaccaaactctGAAAAGGTACCTTCAATCCAATAACACTAGCAAGGTTCTCCTTTTCTTCCGCATCTTATTGAGAAAACACCCTTCTTCAATTGACAGCTTCTCCCTCATGTTTGCCCTTAAAGCTTGCACCCTAAAGTCTTCCTTGGTTGAAGGAAAACAAATGCATGCGCTTGTCATAAGCTTTGGCTTTGAACCCATCATTTTCCTCCAAACATCTCTCATAAACATGTATTCAGCAACGGGAAATGTTGCTGATGCACATAATATGTTTGACGAAATACCTTCCAAAAATCTCATCTCTTGGACTTCCGTGATTTCTGCTTATGTTGACAATCAGAGGCCCAATAAAGCTCTTCAGCTCTTCAGGCAGATGCAGATGGATGATGTGCAACCTGATATAGTCACAGTAACTGTAGCTCTCTCCGCCTGTGCTGACCTTGGGGCGTTAGACATGGGAGAATGGATTCATGCTTACATCCGCCATAGAGGACTCGATACAGATTTATGCCTAAACAATTCTCTCAtaaacatgtattcaaaatgtGGGGAGATCGGTACTGCCAGGAGATTGTTTGATGGTACGCAGAAGAAGGATGTCACAACCTGGACATCCATGATTGTGGGGCATGCCCTGCATGGACAAGCAGAAGAGGCGCTTCAACTTTTTACAGAAATGAAAGAAACGAACAAAAGGGCAAGGAAGAACAAGAGGAATGGTGAACACGAGAGCTCTTTAGTCCTCCCTAATGATGTTACTTTCATGGGAGTTTTAATGGCCTGCAGCCATGCAGGTCTTGTGGAAGAAGGGAAGCAGCATTTCAGAAGCATGAAAGAGGATTATAGCTTGAGGCCAAGAATTTCCCACTTTGGCTGCATGGTGGATCTTTTATGCCGTGCTGGTCTCCTAACAGAAGCTTATGAGTTTATATTGAAGATGCCCGTGCGGCCAAACGCAGTGGTGTGGCGTACATTGCTAAGTGCATGCAGCCTCCAATGCGACAGCAACGGCAACGGCAACATTAAGATTTGCTCAGAAGCCCGTCGGCAGCTGCTCGAGCTGGAGCCTAGCCATGTTGGTGACAATGTCATCATGTCAAATTTATATGCTGCCAAAGGCATGTGGGATAAGAAGATGTTAGTCAGAAACCAAATAAAGCAGAGGAGAGATCCAGGTTGCAGTTCAATTGAAGTGGGAATTGACATTAAAGAGTTTGTTGCTGCAGATGATCAACATCCATGTATGCCTCAGATATATGAGATTCTTGACCACCTGACTAGAACCATGAGAGCTTCTGACTCTGCTCTGGGGACAGACACCCCCATGGAGTGATATATAGTATACAGAGTACTGATCATCTACGGCTCAACTTATTTGCccaaaaaattatatctctGTAATTAAGAAATGTTTTGAAGTAGAACATGGCCTCATAGAGTTTGTCCTCCCTACAGTGAGGTATTTTTCATCAGACCACCTTTTAGGGAATAATATCTGAAGGAGAAATAGCCAACTCAATACGTGGGCATGGCTAAAATTACCTTGGATGGATAAAAAAATCTAGCAAACTTGGAATAATAACATTTATTCATACAGGATTCATAGAGAGAAAAAGGGTGGCCTCTTggagtttaaaatttttatttgtattttttattattattaaaaatggggTAGGAAAATGAATGGTGGTGTGGAATAAAATTCACCTTTTGTATTTGGGATATGCACATGAAAAGCAAAATATAAGATTGACGGCATTCGAAATTGGAATGATCAAAAAGCAAACTAGGGTTTCCCCTCGTGTAGATGCCCGTGGTCCGTTCCTCCGAGGCTTGTGGTTGGAGCCCGGCCTAGCGGGTTCGATCGTGTTTGGCGGGTATGGAACATGGGGGTTTTGAAGAAGGAGGTGAGATTAGGGTTTATCATTATATTCCCAGATTGATCGCTGGCGCCCTTTCCGGCGCTCTCACCGGTGTTTTTGCTCTCGGTAATGTTACTTCCATTGATTCaatcttgttttctcttttgttaaTTATGGTCGTTGGAGTCGAGCGATTTTGTTCTTGGGTTTTGGGGGATGTCTTCAGGTAAATCCAGAGGAGAAAATATAATTGGAAAAATGGTGGATATTGGTAGCAAATTATGGAAATTTTTGGAttgaattttgagaaataatGACATCCTTTTCATGGTTgagtttttatgttttattttttttggaggatGATATGATCAGAGGGCGTAGGTTagttaaagaatggaagctcttaagGTTTGTCctttgaaatgaaatttcatgTCAGGGAAGACTTAATCTGGACAATGGTTAAAATCTGAAATAAGAGTcatttaatatcaatttttgaagttacctatcaaaacaaaaaaaaaaaaatcaacttttgaattcataagaaataaattacGAGAGatgtaaaaagaaaaggttatcTTTTGCAATTGCATATCTccttttcattcaaattttgtACATGCTTGATGAATGTAATGTAGTTAACTTGGCCGGATGCAATCTGATGTCATTGCAGTTTAGTGGTTTTGACGGGTATGGTATTAGTGGTGGACCCTTGCAACAATggatcattttatgaaattgtgggTGCTCTTGTTATCTAACTACCAAGAAATGGGTCATATACAGGAGTGTTcggaaaataaagtttttatggGTCTTACATGGCATTACTATGACAGGGTTGTTTCATATATCCCTGATTCTGTAATTTAATTGCAGCCGGTGCTTTCACGGGGGCTATCACTGGTGCTATAGCAGGTAGAGCTTCTGACAGTGGCGTCCTCCGTGGAGCTGGACTTGGTGCCATTGCTGGGGCTGTTTTGTCTGTTGAGGTTTTGGAGGCTTCCCGTGCTTACTGGTGTTCAGACCGATCCAACTCACAGAACTCCTTATCTATTGTTAGTTCACCAATTTTATTACTCTTTGTTTTGGTGTTTTGCTTGGTAGATTTTGTGCTTTCTGCATGTTCATGATTTCTGGCCAGCTAAAACTGAACCAATCCACCTTTGCATGGTTTTTGGTAATCTGGTATTTTAACGTGGGTATTCAGAAAATAGTTGCAGTCCAAACATCTAAACCATGCGAAATGAACTGTGAAGTAACAAGATCTTGTTAAACTTGGCCGGTCTAATTTTTGGGCTTCTGAACTGTCCATTTAGTCAATACCTGTTTTTTATGCCTGCACTCACTCATGAGATCTCAGTAGAATTTCCTTATCTTTTTCGTGATAGTGCTCATAACGTAGTTCTTTAGTCATAGACTAATTGTCCAGTCATTTGGTCCAGACAGATTTCATAGAGGAGCTTCTCCGTGGGAGAATTGTAGAGGAATCGTTCACACCAGCAGTGTTAACTACTTACCGATGGCAGGTTTTGGCCCTCTCTTTTTCTGTATCTCTATTAGACAAAAATAATGTGCAGCTGAATATATGTTGATTTGTGTGATAGAAAGTTAGACTCACCTTTTGTTTATGTTTATGGTGGCTATCTTGCTTGTCATGCAAATATTCCATATCTTACTATCCTTCTAAAGAAATCTCCTGTGGGACATTTGTTTAGAACCcaagattttaattttgtttttgcctGTTTATTCCCAAAAGCCTTGATAAACATGTGACCACAAGTGAAGCTGCAGAGATAGAAGAGTAATTAAAAGAATATGACTTCCATGTGGAAAAAGGGGGAAAGGGCTGTATCTTACCCATTGTAAATTTTTCACATAAGAGGTGGACAAATAAGTGGAGAGCTAATGTGCGATAAGGTGCACTTAGAAGGCACCTGCTGGTGGCCCCTGGTGATGTTATGATTTGGGTGTCACATTCTTTGATTTGCAAATGTCACATCCAACCCCAGCACTCGCACCTTAAAATTAAGTGTGGAAGCCAGATTGGAACTTGTTGCAAATGTTGGAAAtgtaaaactaaataaaaagaaaaagatggagGGGTTACTAGTTGCAATAATAGTTTAGGTCAACAGTGGTGACCTACAAATAACAAAGATAAGGTTCAATAAGTTAGACTtaagtaaaggaaaaaagacCTAAACTTTCCAAGTTCA is part of the Vitis riparia cultivar Riparia Gloire de Montpellier isolate 1030 chromosome 17, EGFV_Vit.rip_1.0, whole genome shotgun sequence genome and harbors:
- the LOC117904103 gene encoding pentatricopeptide repeat-containing protein At5g61400; translated protein: MLKSFPPKSRRIYAKHSSFISRPLSSSPSSSSSDSSPSSLPNSILTCRTANQALELFHSVSRRADLTKNPQLYSAIIHVLTGAKLYAKARCLMRDLIQCLQKSRRSRICCSVFNVLSRLESSKFTPNVFGVLIIAFSEMGLVEEALWVYYKMDVLPAMQACNMVLDGLVKKGSFDTMWKVYGDMVAGGASPNVVTYGTLIDGCCRQGDFLKAFKLFDEMIQKKIFPTVVIYTILIRGLCGESRISEAESMFRTMRNSGMLPNLYTYNTMMDGYCKIAHVKKALELYQEMLGDGLLPNVVTFGILIDGLCKTDEMVSARKFLIDMASFGVVPNIFVYNCLIDGYCKAGNLSEALSLHSEIEKHKILPDVFTYSILIKGLCGVDRMEEADGLLQEMKKKGFLPNAVTYNTLIDGYCKEGNMEKAIEVCSQMTEKGIEPNIITFSTLIDGYCKAGKMEAAMGLYTEMVIKGLLPDVVAYTALIDGHFKDGNTKEAFRLHKEMQEAGLHPNVFTLSCLIDGLCKDGRISDAIKLFLAKTGTDTTGSKTNELDRSLCSPNHVMYTALIQGLCTDGRIFKASKFFSDMRCSGLRPDVFTCIVIIQGHFRAMHLRDVMMLQADILKMGIIPNSSVYRVLAKGYEESGYLKSALRCSEDLSGIGIGCSNLNDL
- the LOC117904357 gene encoding putative pentatricopeptide repeat-containing protein At1g74400, translated to MRFLRRFPSLGRRVTKLFATNNQPKAHLHTHLKPPKSNQTLKRYLQSNNTSKVLLFFRILLRKHPSSIDSFSLMFALKACTLKSSLVEGKQMHALVISFGFEPIIFLQTSLINMYSATGNVADAHNMFDEIPSKNLISWTSVISAYVDNQRPNKALQLFRQMQMDDVQPDIVTVTVALSACADLGALDMGEWIHAYIRHRGLDTDLCLNNSLINMYSKCGEIGTARRLFDGTQKKDVTTWTSMIVGHALHGQAEEALQLFTEMKETNKRARKNKRNGEHESSLVLPNDVTFMGVLMACSHAGLVEEGKQHFRSMKEDYSLRPRISHFGCMVDLLCRAGLLTEAYEFILKMPVRPNAVVWRTLLSACSLQCDSNGNGNIKICSEARRQLLELEPSHVGDNVIMSNLYAAKGMWDKKMLVRNQIKQRRDPGCSSIEVGIDIKEFVAADDQHPCMPQIYEILDHLTRTMRASDSALGTDTPME
- the LOC117904360 gene encoding NEP1-interacting protein-like 2; this translates as MEHGGFEEGGEIRVYHYIPRLIAGALSGALTGVFALAGAFTGAITGAIAGRASDSGVLRGAGLGAIAGAVLSVEVLEASRAYWCSDRSNSQNSLSITDFIEELLRGRIVEESFTPAVLTTYRWQVSIGNLSYDEMYDVYGEVASRGLSGDSLKKLPCHVILDEIKAAQSNCCTICLQDIEVGEIARSLPWCHHTFHLACVDKWLIRHGTCPVCRRNV